In Paenibacillus sp. FSL R7-0345, a single window of DNA contains:
- a CDS encoding YpdA family putative bacillithiol disulfide reductase, giving the protein MKDVIIIGAGPCGLSAAIECQRQGLSSLIIEKNFIVHSIYLYPTSMQFFSTTALLEIGGVPFTSPNDKPFRHEALVYYRRAAEQHGLEIAAYEEALSVDHNEDGSFTVHTVNKRGERQSRRAAHVVISTGYFDQPNMIGIPGEELPKVTHYFGEAHPYTGMKVTVIGGSNSAVDAALELIRVGASVDMVYRGASISDNIKPWVRPIFESMVTKGSITLHLESRVTEITPSSVIVTRHSGETSELDNDFVLAMTGFRPSRALLSSAGVLMDDSLDKPSFNPATMESNIPGLYVAGVIASGRNANEVFIETGRGHGKLIADHIVSQKLK; this is encoded by the coding sequence ATGAAAGACGTTATCATTATCGGCGCCGGTCCATGCGGGCTGTCTGCGGCAATTGAATGCCAGCGCCAGGGACTGTCGAGCCTGATCATCGAAAAGAATTTTATCGTCCACTCCATTTACCTGTATCCAACCAGCATGCAGTTCTTCAGCACAACCGCGCTGCTGGAAATTGGCGGTGTTCCCTTCACCTCCCCCAATGACAAGCCGTTCCGCCATGAAGCACTGGTCTACTACCGCCGGGCAGCCGAACAGCATGGCCTGGAGATTGCAGCGTATGAAGAAGCACTAAGTGTAGATCATAATGAAGATGGCAGCTTTACAGTACATACTGTCAACAAGCGCGGAGAGCGCCAGAGCCGCCGGGCCGCCCATGTTGTCATTTCGACCGGTTATTTTGACCAGCCGAATATGATCGGCATTCCGGGAGAAGAGCTGCCTAAGGTTACCCATTACTTTGGCGAAGCCCACCCGTACACCGGGATGAAGGTTACGGTGATCGGGGGTAGTAACTCCGCAGTGGATGCGGCACTGGAGCTGATCCGTGTCGGCGCTTCTGTAGATATGGTCTACCGCGGAGCTAGTATTTCCGACAATATCAAGCCGTGGGTGCGGCCGATTTTTGAGAGCATGGTTACAAAAGGCAGTATCACACTGCACCTGGAATCACGGGTTACAGAGATTACTCCGTCCTCGGTCATTGTGACCAGACACAGCGGGGAGACCAGTGAGCTGGACAATGACTTTGTGCTTGCTATGACGGGCTTCCGTCCAAGCAGAGCACTACTTTCATCCGCCGGGGTGCTCATGGATGATTCGCTGGACAAACCGTCGTTCAACCCTGCGACTATGGAGAGCAATATTCCCGGCCTTTATGTAGCGGGAGTTATCGCCTCCGGCCGTAATGCCAATGAGGTATTCATTGAGACCGGACGCGGACACGGCAAGCTGATTGCCGATCATATCGTTTCCCAAAAGCTCAAATAA
- a CDS encoding DUF3939 domain-containing protein: MIFKRAKKNTIPETVTVTLPQIKQAVRQFEEDMPAPINRTALILEDKSIDLTRLTRYLGGVPQQKFYMSRETYEIFEEADKLVPYYLDLVQSAVDNYVSDTGKLPLLEDAWLPEVHYRLLHSERYLKETPPFPLYITEEEMMLTHRAEHFE; encoded by the coding sequence ATGATATTCAAACGCGCTAAAAAAAATACAATCCCTGAGACTGTCACCGTTACCTTGCCGCAGATCAAACAGGCTGTCAGGCAGTTCGAAGAGGATATGCCTGCTCCGATTAACCGTACCGCACTGATTCTGGAGGATAAAAGCATTGACCTGACCCGGCTGACACGCTATTTGGGCGGGGTTCCGCAGCAGAAGTTCTACATGTCGCGTGAAACCTACGAAATTTTTGAGGAAGCTGACAAGCTGGTGCCTTATTATCTTGATCTGGTACAATCTGCAGTAGATAATTATGTGAGCGATACCGGTAAACTGCCGCTGCTTGAGGATGCCTGGCTGCCGGAGGTTCATTACCGACTGCTTCATTCGGAACGTTATCTGAAGGAGACGCCTCCGTTTCCGCTGTACATTACCGAAGAAGAGATGATGCTGACCCACCGGGCGGAGCATTTTGAATAA
- a CDS encoding ABC transporter ATP-binding protein has product MKQWKAFYTFVRPYTKWIVLTLFIGMIKFSIPLTLPMILKYVVDDLLTPSALTAAERISKLFYVLGGAFVLFVVIRGPVEYYRQYFAQLITSRVLFDMRNKLYSHLQRLSLRYYQNTKVGEAISRFINDVEQSKNLVEVGMMNVWLDMFTLVFALGFMFYLNPVLALVSIAVLPLYGIAVNTLYKRLKVLTKDRSQALAVIQGYLHERIQGIAIIRSFTMEKADQKQFEGINGKFLEKAMAQTRWNAVTFAIINTLTDLAPLLVIGYGGYEVIRGNLTIGTFVAFFGYLDRMYAPLRRLINSSTVLTQASASLERVMELLDEPYDIADQPGAKPLQNAAGAIEFDRVWFKYREENDWVLKEINLSISPGQTVAFVGMSGGGKSSLISLIPRFYDISEGRLLMDGQDIRGLTQESLRRTVGMVLQDNFLFSGSVRDNILFGNPEAAEAEIIAAAQAANAHDFIMQLPEGYDTEVGERGVKLSGGQKQRVAIARVFLKDPKVLILDEATSALDLESEHLIQQSLQSLASERTTLIVAHRLSTITHADQIVVLENGAITERGTHEELMLLGGSYARLFNVQRLDG; this is encoded by the coding sequence GTGAAGCAATGGAAAGCTTTTTATACTTTTGTCCGGCCATATACGAAATGGATTGTCCTGACTTTATTTATCGGTATGATCAAATTCAGCATTCCGCTCACCCTGCCGATGATTCTAAAATATGTAGTGGATGATCTGCTCACACCCTCGGCGCTGACCGCGGCGGAGCGGATTTCGAAGCTGTTTTACGTGCTCGGCGGCGCGTTTGTGCTGTTTGTTGTGATCAGGGGGCCGGTGGAATATTACCGCCAATATTTTGCCCAGCTGATTACGAGCAGAGTGTTGTTCGATATGCGTAACAAGCTGTACAGCCATCTGCAGCGCCTGTCCCTGCGGTATTACCAGAATACGAAGGTGGGCGAAGCGATCTCCAGGTTTATTAACGATGTGGAGCAGTCCAAAAACCTGGTTGAGGTCGGCATGATGAACGTCTGGCTCGATATGTTCACGCTGGTCTTTGCGCTGGGGTTCATGTTCTATCTTAATCCGGTGCTGGCGCTCGTTTCGATTGCGGTTCTGCCGCTGTACGGTATTGCTGTTAACACACTTTACAAGCGTTTGAAAGTATTGACCAAGGACCGGTCCCAGGCGCTGGCGGTTATTCAGGGATATCTGCATGAGCGGATTCAAGGCATCGCCATTATCCGCAGCTTTACGATGGAAAAGGCCGACCAGAAGCAGTTCGAAGGCATTAACGGCAAATTTCTGGAAAAAGCGATGGCTCAAACCCGCTGGAATGCGGTAACCTTCGCCATTATCAATACCCTGACCGATCTGGCTCCGCTGCTCGTTATCGGCTACGGAGGCTATGAGGTCATCCGCGGCAATCTGACGATCGGTACCTTTGTGGCCTTTTTCGGCTATCTGGACCGGATGTATGCGCCGCTGCGGCGGCTAATCAATTCCTCCACCGTGCTGACCCAGGCCTCGGCCTCGCTCGAGCGGGTTATGGAGCTGCTGGATGAGCCTTACGATATTGCCGACCAGCCCGGTGCGAAGCCGCTGCAAAATGCGGCCGGAGCGATTGAATTTGACCGGGTATGGTTCAAATACAGGGAAGAAAACGACTGGGTGCTGAAGGAGATTAATCTCAGCATCAGCCCGGGTCAGACGGTCGCTTTTGTCGGTATGAGCGGCGGCGGTAAATCCTCCCTGATCAGTCTGATTCCGCGCTTCTATGATATCAGCGAAGGACGTCTGCTTATGGATGGCCAGGATATCCGCGGACTGACCCAGGAGAGTCTGCGGCGGACGGTAGGCATGGTGCTGCAGGATAACTTCCTGTTCAGCGGTTCGGTGCGCGATAATATTCTGTTCGGCAACCCGGAGGCTGCGGAAGCGGAGATTATTGCCGCTGCGCAGGCCGCGAATGCTCATGATTTCATTATGCAGCTGCCTGAGGGCTATGACACTGAGGTCGGCGAGCGCGGCGTGAAGCTGTCCGGCGGACAGAAACAGCGCGTAGCGATAGCCAGGGTCTTCCTCAAAGATCCGAAGGTGCTGATTCTGGATGAGGCGACTTCGGCGCTTGATCTGGAGTCCGAGCATCTGATCCAGCAGTCGCTGCAGTCCCTGGCCTCGGAGCGTACAACGCTGATCGTCGCCCACCGGCTGTCGACCATCACCCATGCAGACCAGATTGTCGTGCTGGAAAATGGTGCAATTACCGAGCGCGGCACACATGAAGAGCTTATGCTGCTGGGTGGCAGCTATGCCCGGCTGTTCAATGTGCAGCGGCTGGACGGTTAG
- a CDS encoding MerR family transcriptional regulator → MNTYTGKQLAELVQQEAPDMNLRTVRYYTQIGLLPPLALSGNKRVYTDRHYRHLLAILTLSRSGENLADIQSKLAGMPEEEVAKLGGRLKFLQPEQLLSGDTLVVSEDVILTVSPRISAELRVELQETITRMLKEGR, encoded by the coding sequence ATGAATACTTATACGGGCAAGCAGCTGGCTGAGCTGGTACAGCAGGAAGCTCCTGATATGAATCTGCGGACTGTTAGATATTACACGCAGATTGGATTGCTTCCGCCGCTTGCGCTCTCGGGTAATAAACGGGTCTACACGGACCGGCATTACAGGCATTTGCTGGCTATTTTGACTTTGTCCAGAAGCGGAGAGAATCTGGCTGATATCCAATCCAAACTGGCCGGCATGCCGGAAGAAGAGGTAGCCAAGTTAGGCGGACGCCTAAAGTTTTTGCAGCCGGAGCAGCTCCTGTCTGGTGATACGCTAGTAGTTAGCGAGGATGTGATACTGACTGTAAGCCCGCGCATTTCAGCAGAGCTAAGAGTGGAGCTTCAAGAAACGATCACCCGGATGCTGAAGGAGGGGCGATAA
- a CDS encoding HesB/YadR/YfhF family protein, whose translation MDMTISPEAAAWFKKELNLQNGDSIRLFPRYSSGGGLHPGFSLGIATEAPARPAVEAEQEGLIFYMEEQDLWYMEGYSLSIIHVAAEDDIEYVYQPLSTAGQAE comes from the coding sequence ATGGATATGACCATTAGCCCGGAAGCGGCTGCCTGGTTCAAGAAGGAGCTTAACCTGCAGAACGGGGATTCTATTCGTTTATTTCCGCGTTACAGCTCGGGCGGAGGACTGCATCCCGGATTTTCACTGGGAATTGCTACGGAAGCGCCCGCGCGCCCTGCAGTAGAGGCAGAGCAGGAAGGCCTGATTTTTTATATGGAGGAGCAGGATCTCTGGTATATGGAGGGCTACAGCCTGTCTATCATCCACGTGGCGGCAGAAGATGACATCGAATATGTGTATCAGCCGCTGAGTACTGCCGGTCAGGCCGAATAG
- a CDS encoding metalloregulator ArsR/SmtB family transcription factor encodes MQLDKIVNYHKALSDPTRLRILLLLSKGEEIHGQALAERLNLSQPTVTHHAAKLREASMITERRDKNTVYFRINPEFIKAGSEASLSFIFSKGTQEMEQESPENSLKESVLRNFFAKDGRLRQIPAQYKKKLIALQFMVEKLTPGTVYSEKEMNEFIKQYHEDYATIRREFIMHQFMYREHDKYELNPPEMWTRWENVK; translated from the coding sequence ATGCAGCTTGATAAAATAGTCAATTACCATAAGGCCTTATCCGATCCCACCAGACTCCGCATTCTGCTGCTGCTGTCCAAAGGCGAAGAGATTCACGGTCAGGCGTTGGCCGAAAGATTAAACCTTTCACAGCCGACTGTAACCCATCATGCCGCCAAACTGCGGGAAGCTTCGATGATTACAGAACGGCGCGACAAGAATACGGTCTATTTCCGGATTAATCCGGAGTTCATCAAAGCAGGCTCCGAGGCATCGCTCAGCTTTATTTTTTCCAAAGGAACGCAGGAGATGGAGCAGGAGTCGCCGGAGAACAGCCTGAAGGAATCGGTGCTGCGTAACTTTTTTGCGAAAGACGGAAGGCTGCGCCAGATCCCGGCCCAATACAAGAAGAAGCTGATTGCCCTGCAATTTATGGTTGAGAAGCTGACCCCGGGAACCGTCTACAGTGAAAAGGAGATGAATGAGTTCATTAAGCAATATCATGAGGATTATGCCACGATCCGCCGCGAATTTATTATGCACCAGTTCATGTACCGGGAGCATGACAAATATGAACTGAATCCCCCTGAAATGTGGACGCGCTGGGAAAACGTGAAGTAG
- a CDS encoding HAD family hydrolase, with protein MTEKQALLFDLDNTLMDRDHTFRSFSTQFVKDFLGHLAEDEALLVVEDMIVRDADGYRDKDGFFAELSEVLPWQTPVSAADIRGYYDQNYSGHGAAMKDAVEILDYCRERGYIMGLVTNGKKDLQDGKIDLLRLRGYFKEIVISGEAGISKPDPAIYRLALDRLGTSAEQTLFIGDHPVNDIWGAGKAGMDTIWLKRNHPWDERLDVTPWRTIDELDELKQIL; from the coding sequence ATGACCGAGAAACAAGCTTTGCTGTTTGATCTGGACAACACCCTGATGGACCGGGACCATACGTTCCGCAGCTTCAGTACGCAGTTTGTTAAGGATTTTCTGGGCCATTTGGCTGAGGATGAGGCGCTGCTGGTGGTCGAGGACATGATTGTGCGGGATGCCGACGGCTACCGGGACAAGGACGGCTTTTTTGCCGAGCTGAGTGAAGTGCTGCCCTGGCAGACACCCGTAAGTGCGGCGGACATCCGGGGGTATTATGACCAGAACTATTCCGGCCACGGTGCTGCGATGAAGGATGCGGTGGAAATTCTGGACTACTGCCGGGAGCGGGGATATATTATGGGCCTCGTAACGAACGGGAAAAAGGATCTGCAGGACGGGAAAATCGATCTGCTGCGTTTACGCGGCTATTTTAAGGAAATTGTTATTTCAGGTGAGGCGGGCATCAGCAAACCTGATCCGGCCATCTACAGACTGGCACTGGACCGACTGGGTACCTCTGCTGAGCAGACCCTGTTCATCGGTGATCATCCGGTCAATGATATCTGGGGGGCAGGCAAGGCGGGGATGGACACCATCTGGCTGAAACGGAATCATCCGTGGGATGAGCGTCTGGACGTCACGCCATGGAGAACCATTGATGAGCTGGATGAGCTGAAGCAGATCCTGTAG
- a CDS encoding DUF441 domain-containing protein, producing MDITSLLLLGLAALGILSSNSPVTIAMVVLLLLRVLGLQQTFPWLEKHGLTLGIIILTIGVMTPLASGKISLNTIWQSFFHWKSLAAIGIGMLVAYLGGRGAVLMGSQPTVVAGLLIGTVLGVALFKGVPVGPLIAAGLLSLVIGRG from the coding sequence ATGGATATCACCTCCCTGCTGCTGCTCGGTCTGGCCGCGCTTGGCATCCTCAGCAGCAACTCGCCGGTTACAATTGCTATGGTTGTACTGCTCCTGCTCAGAGTGCTCGGCTTGCAGCAGACTTTTCCCTGGCTGGAGAAGCACGGCCTGACGCTCGGTATTATCATCCTGACAATCGGAGTCATGACTCCGCTGGCCAGCGGAAAAATCTCGCTGAATACGATCTGGCAGTCCTTTTTCCACTGGAAATCGCTGGCAGCCATCGGCATCGGCATGCTGGTCGCTTATCTAGGCGGCCGCGGCGCTGTGCTGATGGGCAGCCAGCCGACCGTTGTCGCCGGTCTTCTGATCGGCACCGTCCTTGGCGTTGCCCTGTTCAAGGGTGTTCCGGTCGGCCCGCTGATCGCTGCAGGCCTGTTGTCGCTGGTTATCGGGAGAGGATAA
- a CDS encoding ADP-heptose synthase: MSRQFVTEAVMMAIYGQLLVPQSPVEYIVPYTTVMELYELRDSDEPLMNRTDDDQHVKSKIRELIAYFEEPLNSKKINRCLSVPWAKSSGILLGEMAHVTIINSVDNAAYGETFDPIETELLLTSVREKVPVLTDQFELIQRIIEGGIPVQVYDIDDFDFAMEEETFRSSQ; encoded by the coding sequence ATGTCTAGACAATTTGTGACGGAAGCGGTCATGATGGCCATCTACGGCCAGCTTCTCGTACCGCAAAGCCCTGTGGAATATATCGTGCCCTACACAACAGTTATGGAACTATACGAGCTGCGGGACAGCGATGAGCCGCTGATGAACCGGACCGACGATGACCAGCATGTCAAAAGCAAAATCCGTGAGCTGATCGCCTATTTCGAGGAACCGCTCAATTCCAAGAAGATCAACCGCTGTCTATCTGTTCCCTGGGCGAAGAGCTCGGGTATTCTGCTCGGCGAGATGGCGCACGTCACGATCATCAACAGCGTTGATAATGCTGCTTACGGGGAAACCTTTGATCCGATTGAGACCGAACTGCTGCTGACCTCTGTGCGGGAAAAAGTCCCCGTATTAACCGACCAGTTCGAGCTGATCCAGCGCATTATCGAAGGCGGAATCCCGGTGCAGGTGTATGATATCGACGATTTCGACTTTGCGATGGAGGAAGAGACCTTCCGCAGCTCGCAATAA